A single region of the Neomonachus schauinslandi chromosome 3, ASM220157v2, whole genome shotgun sequence genome encodes:
- the TM4SF20 gene encoding LOW QUALITY PROTEIN: transmembrane 4 L6 family member 20 (The sequence of the model RefSeq protein was modified relative to this genomic sequence to represent the inferred CDS: substituted 1 base at 1 genomic stop codon), with protein MTCCEGXTSCSGFSLLVLLLLGIVLNAIPLIVNFVDGGQFFHNPISCFEWLFPGIIGAGLMAIPATTMSLAARKRACCNNRTGMLLSSLLNVITVIGAVYCMLVSIQALSEGPLICNSQENSTSSCEFSFNNLIDIHPKSFNLQWFFSESCLAPTDFSNLTIDGFMASDWRKYTLHFNSKENKHRVIHFSVFLGLLLVGILELLFGLSQMVIGFLGCLCGVTKRRSRIV; from the exons ATGACCTGCTGTGAAGGGTGAACATCCTGCAGTGGATTCAGCTTGCTTGTTCTACTTCTATTGGGAATAGTTCTCAATGCAATCCCTCTAATTGTCAACTTTGTGGATGGAGGCCAATTTTTTCACAACCCCATCTCTTGCTTTGAGTGGTTGTTCCCAGGGATTATAGGAGCAGGTCTGATG GCCATTCCAGCAACAACAATGTCCTTGGCAGCAAGAAAAAGAGCGTGCTGCAACAACAGAACTGGA ATGCTTCTATCATCACTTCTGAATGTAATCACGGTCATTGGTGCTGTGTATTGCATGTTGGTATCTATCCAGGCTCTCTCGGAAGGTCCTCTCATTTGTAACTCTCAAGAGAACAGCACTTCCAGTTGTGAATTTTCATTCAATAACTTGAT TGACATTCATCCAAAATCCTTCAATCTGCAGTGGTTCTTTAGTGAGTCTTGCCTCGCTCCTACTGATTTCAGTAATCTCACCATCGATGGCTTCATGGCCAGTGACTGGAGAAAATATACCTTGCACTTCAattctaaagaaaacaaacacagggTGATCCATTTCTCAGTGTTTTTAGGCCTACTACTTGTGGGGATTCTGGAGCTCCTGTTTGGGCTCAGTCAGATGGTCATCGGTTTCCTTGGCTGTCTGTGTGGAGTCACTAAGCGGAGAAGTAGAATTGTATAG